In the genome of Bradyrhizobium arachidis, one region contains:
- a CDS encoding LysR family transcriptional regulator has protein sequence MEEIEVFLAVIEAGSQTAAARQLGRSLQSVNRVLAALERSVGVELVRRTTRQSVATEAGLAFYRRVKPAFAEITEARLEAANRRVEPSGLLKVAAPVLFGSTHVVPVIAEFMARFPQIEVDVNMSDRPVDVVGDGFDLAVRIRELPDSSLKTRRLGELRTVVYGAPDYFARHGRPHHPNDLARHQCILRKINRGEADAWRFQIDGSAAIVQVNGRFHTDNMTAAHAAARHGLGVGYGPFWQIRDLVDQGALEIVLEAFEAARTPVRAVFPPSAIPPAKTHLFVDLLVERLKHERL, from the coding sequence ATGGAGGAGATCGAGGTCTTCCTGGCGGTCATCGAGGCGGGAAGCCAGACGGCCGCCGCGCGGCAATTGGGTCGGTCGTTGCAATCGGTGAACCGCGTACTCGCCGCGCTGGAACGCAGTGTCGGTGTGGAACTGGTTCGGCGAACCACGCGGCAATCGGTGGCGACCGAAGCGGGTCTGGCGTTCTATCGCCGCGTCAAGCCGGCCTTTGCGGAAATCACCGAAGCGCGGCTCGAAGCCGCGAACCGGCGCGTCGAGCCGTCGGGACTGCTCAAGGTCGCAGCACCGGTCCTGTTCGGATCGACCCATGTGGTGCCCGTGATCGCCGAGTTCATGGCGCGCTTCCCGCAGATCGAAGTCGACGTCAACATGTCCGACCGGCCTGTCGATGTCGTCGGCGATGGCTTTGATCTCGCCGTGCGGATCAGGGAATTGCCGGACTCCTCGCTGAAGACCCGGCGGCTGGGCGAGCTGCGCACGGTCGTCTACGGCGCGCCCGATTATTTTGCGCGCCATGGCCGCCCGCATCATCCGAACGATCTCGCCAGGCATCAATGCATCCTGCGCAAGATCAATCGCGGCGAAGCGGATGCATGGCGGTTTCAGATCGACGGCAGCGCGGCGATCGTGCAGGTGAACGGCCGCTTTCACACCGACAATATGACGGCTGCGCATGCGGCCGCCCGTCATGGCCTCGGTGTCGGATATGGCCCGTTCTGGCAGATCCGCGATCTCGTCGATCAGGGCGCGCTCGAAATCGTGCTGGAGGCGTTCGAGGCCGCGCGAACGCCCGTGCGCGCCGTGTTCCCTCCGAGCGCGATACCGCCGGCCAAGACGCATCTCTTCGTCGATCTGCTGGTGGAGAGGCTGAAGCACGAGCGGCTTTGA
- a CDS encoding flavin reductase family protein — protein MSVDAKDFKQAMRQCAGAVALVTVGAEHGKRTGLTVTSACSLSDNPPSLIVCVNRNASAHTRIREEGAFAINFLHEDHAMLALTFSGQKGVNGDDRFAFGQWTRGATGAPVLTDAVAAFDCVLAQEFETRTHSIFVGEVRGVSHSDAAKPLVYLRGHFHTPQEMRETVALGDLDARHLSWTDFS, from the coding sequence GTGAGCGTCGACGCGAAGGATTTCAAGCAGGCGATGCGCCAGTGCGCCGGCGCCGTGGCGCTGGTCACGGTCGGCGCCGAGCACGGCAAGCGCACGGGTTTGACGGTGACCTCGGCCTGCTCACTGTCCGACAATCCGCCCTCGCTGATCGTGTGCGTCAACCGCAATGCCAGTGCGCATACGCGCATCCGCGAGGAAGGCGCCTTCGCGATCAACTTCCTGCACGAGGATCACGCGATGCTGGCGCTGACCTTCAGCGGCCAGAAGGGCGTCAACGGCGACGACCGGTTTGCGTTCGGGCAGTGGACGCGCGGCGCAACCGGCGCGCCGGTATTGACCGACGCGGTCGCAGCCTTCGACTGCGTGCTGGCGCAGGAATTCGAAACCAGGACGCATTCGATCTTCGTCGGCGAGGTGCGCGGCGTGTCCCATTCGGATGCCGCGAAGCCACTGGTGTATCTGCGCGGCCATTTTCATACGCCGCAGGAGATGCGCGAGACGGTCGCGCTCGGCGACCTCGATGCGCGGCATCTCAGCTGGACGGATTTCTCCTGA
- a CDS encoding sigma-54-dependent Fis family transcriptional regulator yields MASLSASNHVARVLSVANHVADVDASSRIANSWRRCLISHKLDPARQGPPQTLTEAEIRHVAEPMEEVIRLATPELDDLARVLRDAGYCVNLADANATMLFSRLPGEADAKMFLDWKIYTGSNFAETFEGTNGLGTALAEQKPILVHRDEHFRAQWHMFSCAVAPLFDQAGRLAGAINITSCREDLERAAHQLALAVTMEATRRMEGAIFRGHFRNAWIATVPGDGGSGLIAYDDDRRVVGACRSARALLGLTDGMIASGIDLSRYIKFDHHAARSADEVVELSRADGRALGQGHIAPPLRTRSPVPRRDAPADRFDALHRLAGRDPGLVKSVKRLRSIGDHNLPVLLYGETGVGKDVFARAIHAASNRARNNYVALNCAAMPESLIDAELFGYEAGAFTGARREGSRGLIVQADGGTLFLDEIGDMPIALQTRLLRVLENREVWPLGARRPVPVDIRLISATHRDLGRMAEEGAFRPDLYFRLRGMEVRLPALRERADRDDIIRQIAREEAPNCRLSDEAWLLLTAYSYPGNMRQLRHVLRLAGCTAEDGIITDADLDLPPFGGRTAEPALEVAERATIVEALRQHGGRVTEAARALKLSRATLYRKIKQLKI; encoded by the coding sequence ATGGCCAGCCTGTCGGCCTCGAACCATGTCGCCCGTGTTCTGTCCGTCGCCAATCATGTGGCCGACGTCGATGCCTCCTCGCGCATCGCCAATTCCTGGCGGCGCTGTCTGATCAGCCACAAGCTCGATCCCGCCCGCCAGGGCCCGCCGCAGACGCTGACCGAGGCAGAGATCCGTCACGTCGCAGAACCCATGGAAGAGGTGATCAGGCTCGCGACGCCCGAGCTCGACGATCTCGCCCGCGTGCTGCGCGACGCCGGCTACTGCGTCAACCTCGCTGACGCGAACGCGACCATGCTGTTCAGCCGCCTGCCCGGCGAGGCCGACGCCAAGATGTTCCTGGATTGGAAGATCTACACCGGTTCGAACTTCGCCGAGACGTTCGAGGGCACCAACGGGCTCGGCACCGCGCTAGCGGAGCAGAAGCCGATCCTGGTGCATCGCGACGAACATTTCCGTGCGCAATGGCACATGTTCTCCTGCGCGGTGGCGCCGCTGTTCGATCAGGCCGGCCGTCTCGCCGGCGCCATCAACATCACCTCCTGCCGCGAGGACCTCGAGCGCGCCGCGCATCAGCTGGCGCTGGCGGTGACGATGGAGGCGACGCGGCGGATGGAGGGCGCGATCTTCCGCGGTCATTTCCGCAACGCCTGGATCGCGACCGTGCCGGGTGATGGCGGCAGCGGTCTCATCGCCTATGACGACGACCGCCGCGTCGTCGGCGCCTGCCGCTCGGCGCGTGCGCTGCTCGGCCTCACCGATGGCATGATCGCCTCCGGCATCGATCTGTCGCGCTACATCAAGTTCGATCATCACGCCGCGCGGAGCGCGGACGAGGTCGTCGAGCTGAGCCGCGCCGACGGCCGTGCATTGGGCCAGGGCCATATCGCGCCGCCGCTGCGTACAAGGTCGCCCGTTCCGCGCCGCGATGCGCCCGCGGATCGCTTCGACGCGCTGCACCGGCTTGCCGGCCGGGATCCAGGCCTCGTCAAGAGCGTCAAGCGCTTGAGGAGCATCGGCGATCACAATCTGCCGGTGCTGCTGTATGGCGAGACCGGCGTCGGCAAGGACGTGTTCGCACGCGCGATTCACGCCGCCAGCAACCGCGCGCGCAACAATTACGTTGCGCTGAACTGCGCGGCGATGCCGGAGAGCCTGATCGACGCCGAGCTGTTCGGCTACGAGGCCGGAGCCTTCACCGGCGCGCGGCGCGAGGGGTCGAGGGGCCTGATCGTGCAAGCCGACGGCGGCACGCTGTTCCTCGACGAGATCGGCGACATGCCGATTGCGCTGCAGACGCGCCTGCTGCGCGTGTTGGAGAATCGCGAGGTCTGGCCGCTCGGCGCGCGCAGGCCGGTGCCGGTCGACATCCGCCTGATCAGCGCCACCCATCGCGATCTCGGCCGCATGGCTGAGGAGGGCGCCTTCCGTCCCGATCTCTATTTCCGCCTGCGCGGCATGGAGGTGCGGCTGCCGGCCTTACGCGAGCGCGCCGACCGGGACGACATCATTCGCCAGATCGCGCGCGAGGAAGCGCCGAATTGCCGCCTGTCGGACGAAGCCTGGTTGTTGCTCACAGCGTATTCCTACCCCGGCAACATGCGTCAGCTCCGCCACGTGCTACGGCTTGCGGGCTGCACGGCGGAGGACGGCATCATCACGGATGCCGATCTCGATCTGCCGCCGTTCGGTGGAAGGACCGCGGAGCCTGCTCTCGAAGTGGCCGAGCGCGCCACCATCGTCGAGGCCCTGCGGCAGCACGGTGGCCGCGTCACTGAAGCAGCGCGCGCGCTCAAACTCAGCCGCGCCACGCTCTATCGCAAGATCAAGCAATTGAAGATCTAA
- a CDS encoding FAD-binding protein, with protein sequence MAPNRRTLLHAGVSVTATLASATLAGQSGARDPQPPKFLLADDSESCAAAAQDFGHIVQRRPRAICKPATSGEVVDILRWAREQGLKVAARGQGHATYGRAMAEDGIVMDLGALAAIHRIEPDRVVVDAGATWHDVLDATLAKGLTPPVLTNYLGLSVGGTLAVGGIGGSSSRHGLQTDQVLELDVVTGEGVELTCSPTAHAELFDAVRAGLSQCAIITRATLRLMRAPERVRRYLLSYPDLASLTADQRRALDERRFDQLQGAVVPDSAGGWRYQLEAGVFYDSNTPPDDKVLLAGLADKRETVSDLGFGEDANAFAKLEKLLRSNGQWFNPHPWLLTYLRGSNALEVASEVIAELNSDDLGPFGRITYYPMFKDACRTPLLRLPDERVVVPFNLIRIPVTAYKANADRQVVRNRTLYDRIREAGGILYPVSALAMSSQDWADHFGARWPLLRDARRRHDPDGILTPGYDLF encoded by the coding sequence ATGGCTCCCAATCGACGGACACTCTTGCACGCCGGCGTCAGCGTCACCGCGACGCTGGCTTCCGCCACCCTCGCCGGACAGTCTGGCGCACGCGACCCGCAGCCGCCGAAGTTCCTGCTCGCGGACGATTCGGAATCCTGCGCGGCGGCCGCGCAAGATTTCGGCCACATCGTTCAGAGGCGGCCGCGGGCCATCTGCAAACCCGCGACCAGCGGCGAGGTCGTCGACATTCTGCGCTGGGCGCGCGAGCAGGGCCTGAAGGTCGCGGCGCGCGGGCAGGGCCACGCGACCTACGGCAGGGCCATGGCCGAGGACGGCATCGTGATGGACCTTGGAGCGCTGGCCGCGATCCACCGGATCGAGCCCGATCGCGTCGTGGTCGATGCCGGCGCGACCTGGCACGATGTGCTGGATGCGACGCTGGCCAAGGGGCTCACACCTCCGGTGTTGACAAACTATCTCGGCCTGTCCGTCGGCGGCACGCTTGCCGTCGGTGGAATCGGCGGATCATCGTCCCGGCATGGTCTCCAGACCGATCAGGTTCTGGAGCTCGATGTCGTCACCGGCGAAGGCGTGGAGCTGACCTGCTCGCCGACTGCGCATGCCGAGCTGTTCGACGCCGTTCGGGCCGGGCTGTCGCAGTGCGCGATCATCACGCGGGCGACGCTTCGATTGATGCGTGCGCCCGAACGTGTCAGGCGTTATCTGCTGTCCTATCCCGATCTTGCCTCGCTGACCGCCGATCAGCGGCGCGCTCTGGACGAGCGACGTTTCGATCAGTTGCAGGGCGCTGTCGTGCCTGATAGCGCCGGCGGCTGGCGCTATCAACTCGAAGCAGGCGTCTTCTACGACAGCAACACGCCTCCCGACGACAAGGTTTTGCTCGCGGGCCTCGCCGACAAGCGCGAGACCGTCTCGGACCTTGGCTTCGGGGAGGACGCCAACGCATTCGCCAAGCTCGAGAAGCTGCTGCGGTCGAACGGCCAATGGTTCAATCCGCACCCCTGGCTGCTGACATACTTGCGCGGCAGCAACGCGCTGGAGGTCGCAAGCGAGGTCATTGCTGAACTGAACAGCGATGATCTCGGCCCGTTCGGACGGATCACTTACTATCCGATGTTCAAGGATGCATGCCGGACACCCTTGCTTCGATTGCCTGACGAGCGCGTCGTCGTCCCGTTCAATCTCATCCGCATCCCTGTAACGGCCTACAAGGCGAATGCGGACCGGCAGGTCGTCCGCAACCGCACACTGTACGATCGCATTCGCGAGGCAGGCGGCATTCTGTATCCAGTGAGCGCACTCGCCATGTCGTCGCAGGACTGGGCCGACCATTTCGGCGCGAGATGGCCGCTGCTGCGCGATGCTAGGCGTCGTCACGACCCGGACGGCATCCTCACGCCTGGCTATGATCTGTTCTAG